TTCTTTTGCACTCGTAAGTTATCTCTTTTTTGCAATTGCATGTGTTAACGCGATATTGTATTTAATTCAGTTTCGCAATTTAAAAGAGAAACGTTTTAACCAAGATTACTTTAGAATCGGTAGTGTTGCAACATTAGAAAAAGGAGTGTTCTTTAGTTCGTTTATCGGGGCTATGTTACTTTTAATAAGCATACTCTTAGGTATTCAATGGGGCATTTTTACTATCGGTAATCACATATTTATAGATTTGAAAGTCATCTCATCAATCTTAATATTATTTTGTTATGGATTTTATATTATATTTAGATTGTTGCGCAAGTTCTCAACACTTGCGTTAATTTATGTCAATATTGGACTGTTCATATGTTGTATGATTAATCTTATCGTTGTGACGCAACTGTCAGATTTTCATCAATGGACAGGTGTATAAATTAGTTTTGGAGGATATGTTATGCGTAAATTGGTCGTAGGCTCTAGACGAAGTCAGTTAGCTTTAACACAAAGTAAGCAATTCATAGATAAACTTAAAGCAATTGACCCCTCTTTAGATATTGAAATAAAAGAAATTGTTACAAAAGGGGATCAGATTGTAGATCGTCAATTGTCGAAAGTAGGGGGTAAAGGATTATTCGTAAAAGAAATTCAAAATGAACTCTTTAAAAAGAATATTGATTTTGCTATTCATTCGTTAAAAGATGTACCGAGTGTACTTCCTGAAGGTTTGGTAATTGGGTGTATTCCGGATAGAGAATCTGCTTTAGATGCATATATTGCCAAAAACCATATTCCACTTGAAAAGTTACCTCATGGAAGTATTATTGGGACGAGTTCATTGCGAAGAGGTGCGCAAATTATTGCAAAATATCCACATTTAAAAATTAAATGGATTCGTGGAAATATTGATACAAGATTACGCAAACTTAATGAAGATAACTATGATGCCATTATATTAGCTGCAGCTGGACTCAAAAGAATGGGTTGGTCAGATGATATTGTCACATCATATTTAGATGAAACTTTGGTACTGCCTGCTATTGGACAAGGTGCGTTAGGCATTGAATGCCGTGCTGATGATGAAGAATTACTCAAGTTACTTCAAAAAGTACATAACCCAGATGTTGCAGCTTGTGTGACTGCAGAACGTACATTTTTAAAGGAAATGGATGGTAGTTGTCAAGTACCTATCGCTGGGTATGCACGTATGACAACGCAAGGCACAATGCAATTTAAAGGATTGATTATGTCTACAGATGGTCAACAGCGTTTTGAATATGAAGCGGAAGGCAAACATCCTGAAGATTTAGGTAAACAAGTAAGTCAGCAACTTAAGGCGCAAGGTGCTGATGCAATTATTCAAGCTTTAAATGAATCACATTGAGGTGTTAAGAATGAAGCCCATTGTTTTGATGACGCAAACACATACATATGAAGACGCACGTGTAAGGATTAGACATTTACCGTTTATTAAACCTGTGCCGCTATCATTTGATGAACGTGTGTTAAAGTCTCATTATGATTGGCTTATTTTTACGTCTAAAAATGCTGTGAATATGTTTCGTCCATACTTGGAACATGTTCACATAAAAAACATCGCTGGAATTGGTGAAAAAACAAAACAATATTGTGATAGTATTGGATTAGAAGTCAGGTTTTATCCAAACGATTATTCACAAGAGGGTTTCTTGAAAACGCATCCAATTCAAAAAGAGGATGTTGTACTTATGCCTTCAAGTATAAAAGCACGACCGTTATTAACAGATAGCCTTATTTCTCAAGGGATACAAGTAACGAAAATTGATTTATATGATATTCAAGTTGTACAGACGTCTGTCAACTGCGCTGTTCAAGCTATGAATGAAAATCAAATTGATGCTATAACTTTTGCCAGTTCATCTGCAGCGCATGCTTTTTTTAAAACAGCTCCACCAAAACGCACACATTTTTACTATGCCATTGGAGAACAAACGGCTAGGACGATTCAGCAATATGGTCATACTTGTATTAAAGCGGATCAACAGACTTTAGAAAGTCTAATTACTAAAATAATTGAAGAGAGGTCAAAAACATGAATTTTGATAGACATAGAAGATTACGCGTTTCATCAACAATGCGCTCTATAGTACGCGAAACACATTTACGTAAAGAAGATTTAATTTATCCTATCTTTGTCGTTGAAAAAGACGATGTAAAAAAAGAAATCACTTCTCTTCCCAATGTATACCAGATTAGTTTAAATCTATTGCATGAAGAAATTAAAGAAGCATATGACTTAGGTATTCGCGCATTTATATTTTTTGGCATACCGAATAAAAAAGATGCTTGTGGAACAGGGGCATTCATTGATGATGGTGTGATTCAAAAAGCAACACGTATTGCCAAAAAACAATATAATGATATTTTAGTGATTGCCGATACATGTTTATGTGAATATACAGATCATGGCCACTGTGGGTTAATTGATGACCATACACATGATGTAGATAATGATAAAACATTACCACTGCTAGTTAAGACTGCTATTTCTCAAGTGAAAGCAGGCGCAGATATTATCGCTCCAAGTAACATGATGGATGGGTTTGTTGCGGAAATTCGTAAAGGTTTAGATGAAGCGGGATATCAACATATTCCGATTATGAGTTATGGCATTAAATATGCTTCAAGTTTCTTTGGGCCATTTCGTGATGCAGCAGAATCTACACCGTCATTTGGTGATAGAAAAACGTATCAAATGGATCCAGCGAATCGCTTAGAGGCACTTCGCGAATTAGAAAGCGATCTTAAAGAAGGTGCGGATATGATGATTGTGAAACCTGCATTAAGTTATTTAGATATAATTCGAGATGTCCGAAATAATACGAACATTCCAGTAGTTGCATATAATGTGAGTGGTGAATACAGCATGACGAAAGCAGCTGCACTTAACGGTTGGATTGATGAAGAGAAAGTCGTAATGGAGCAAATGATTTCTATGAAGCGTGCAGGTGCGGATTTAATTATCACATATTTTGCGAAGGATTTATGTTATTACATTGATAAACAATAGGAGGATGTTGTCATGATGCGTTATGAAAAATCAACTCAAGCATTTGAAATTGCTGAAAAATTAATGCCTGGTGGTGTGAATAGTCCAGTGCGTGCTTTTAAAGCGGTGGACACACCTCCTTTATTTATGGAACGTGGTGAGGGAAGTAAAATATACGATATCGATGGTAATGAATATATCGATTACGTTTTAAGTTGGGGCCCTCTCATTTTGGGGCATAAGAACACTAAAGTTATTGATGCAATTCACAGTGTGGTTGACCGTGGTACGAGTTTTGGTGCTTCGACGTTAGAAGAAAATAAATTAGCACAACTTGTTATAGACCGTGTGCCTTCAATTGAAAAAGTTAGAATGGTCTCTTCAGGAACTGAGGCTACACTCGACACACTAAGACTTGCGCGTGGATATACTGGTAAAAATAAAATCCTCAAATTTGAAGGGAATTATCATGGACATAGTGATTCTTTACTTATTAAAGCAGGCTCAGGCGTTGCGACACTTGGATTACCAGACTCACCTGGTGTTCCTGAAGGTACAGCAAAAAATACGATAACTGTGCCGTATAATGATCTTGAAGCTGTGAAATATGCATTTGACCAATTCGGAGATGATATTGCAGCGATTATTGTCGAACCTGTCGCAGGAAATATGGGTGTTGTACCACCAGTTGAAGGGTTTCTACAAGGATTAAGAAAGATTACGCATGAAAATGACGCGCTACTAATCTTTGATGAAGTCATGACTGGATTTAGAGTGGGTTACCACTGTGCACAAGGCTATTTCAATGTAATTCCAGATTTAACATGCTTAGGTAAAGTGATAGGCGGAGGTCTTCCTGTAGGGGCATTTGGTGGTAAAAAAGAAATTATGAATCACATTGCGCCTAGTGGAGACATATATCAAGCAGGTACGTTATCAGGTAACCCATTAGCGATGACTAGTGGCTATATGACCCTGAGCCAGTTAACGCCTGAAAGTTACACATATTTCAATGAGTTAGGTGACTTATTAGAGGAAGGTCTTAAAACAACTTTTGCAAAATATAATGTGCCGATTGTCGTTAATCGAGCGGGATCTATGATTGGCTTCTTTTTAAATGAAGGTCCAGTGACTAACTTTAAACAAGCTAATGAAAGTAATTTAAAGTTATTTAGTGTTATGTATCGCGAGTTAGCAAAAGAAGGTATCTTTTTACCTCCTTCTCAATTTGAAGGTATGTTTTTATCTACTTCGCATACTAAAGCTGACATTCATAAGACAATAGAAGCCTTTGATACTGCTTTAAGTAGAATTATTAAGTAATATTAAAAAAATTAAAGTTTATATAAATGTGTTTTAATGGTAGGTTGCCGTGGCAATAATATGATTGGTTTTTCAGTGTGTGTCACTACAATAATACTTGTGCATCGTATGACAATGAATTTATAACACCTATAGCCAAAGCTATTGCAATGATGACGCATCGATTTACTTCTAACTACATCTAAATGGAAAACTCACACTTTTTTATTGGCGGTGTTAATAATGAAAAGCACATATTTAAGGCATAATTTTATCTTGTTTGCGCTTGCAATCGTATGTAGTTTTCTCTTATATTTTCTTAATATCATGCTACCATGGATGTTTGGTCCTATCATTGCAAGCATTATTTCAGTTCGACTTCTAAAACTTAATGTAAAATGGCCGTGGATTTTAAGTGAACTAGGCTTAATTATATTAGGCGTTCAAATCGGCAGTGCGTTTACTTCTAAAGTCATCAATGATATTAAATATGATTGGTTTTCAATTATTTTAGTGACGTTTCTCCTTTTATTTTTAGCTTTGGTTGTTTCAATTGGTTTCAAAAAAATTGCGAAAGTAAATACGGAAACAGCGTTGCTTAGTGTTATACCCGGCGCTTTAAGTCAAATGCTTGTCATGGCTGATGAGAATAAAAAGGCAGATATTTTAGTGGTGAGTTTGACACAAACATCACGCATTATTTTTGTTGTGATTTTAGTACCTCTTATCTCTTTCTTTTTTAAACATGAGCCGTCAAGGGCAAGTGAACACAATGAACGCCTTACTGAAGTACTCAACATAGAGGATTTGCTCATTCTTATTGCGGGCATTGCAATTGTGTATTTTTTAATGAAATGGATAAAATTCCCGACTAAAATGTTATTGGCACCAATCGTTGTGTTAATCATTTGGAATATATCTACTGGTCGAGCGTTTACTGTAGATTATCCAATCATTGCAATGGCGCAAATGATGTATATGATACGTATTGGCATACAAATTTCGCATTTGATTGATCGCTTAAAAGGAAGAGTGGCCGTCGCAGTTGCCTATCAAAATATATGTTTGATTTTAGGTGCATTTTTGATGGTTTTAGCAATAAAATCATTTAATAGCGCATCCATTAATGAACTGTTTTTAAGTGCAGCACCAGGGGGTATGAGCCAGATCGTGTTAATTGCCTTAGAAACAGGTGGTGACGTCGCAATGATATCGAGTTATCATATCTTTAGAATATTTTTTATTCTATTCATAATTGCGCCACTCATTCATTATTATTTGGAATATCGGTTGAAAGATAAGACAGAAAATCAAAATTAATATAGAAGCAGTATATAGATTGGCTATGAGATGGCAATGCTATTTACTGCTTTATTGATTTATGTTCTATAAGGGCAATCAATGAGGTGGCTATTATACATGCCACAAGCCTCCATAAAAGAAAATATGGTGACAGGACCGATAAACTTAAAGCCAAATTGTTTTAAATCATGTGTGAGTTTTCTAGCGGTTGCATTTACAGTTATCCGTTCATCTGGATTCTGATACTTGAAATCAATAGGTGTATGATTAACATAAGACCATATAAAATCACTGAAAGACCCATATTGTTGTTCAATTTGGATAAATTCTTTTGCTTGCGCGATGATGGCTTCCAATTTTTTTCTATGATGAATGATATTAGGAAAGGTCATGAGCGCATCGACATCACTTTCGGTCATTTTTGCTATTTTGTAAGGATCAAATTGATAAAATGCTTGTTGATATGCTTCTTTTTTCTTTAAAATGGTAAGCCAAGAGAGGCCGGCATGTTGCGATTCTAATGCTAAAAGTTCAAATAATGCTTGACTATCATACATAGGTTTGCCCCAAACTCGATTATGGTATGCGATATAGTCAGGGTCTTTGGTACCGAATGCGCATCGATTCATAAAAATCACTCCAATTATTGACTTCATAATGATTTCAGTATACTATAAATATGAATTAAATATTAGTTTGGGAAGAGTAGGTAAGTCGCTTTTTTAAGAGAGTGCATGGTGCTGTGAATGCATAAAAGTCTTATTGAAGGTAGCCCACTTGAACTTTAACTGAACTGATTGAGTAAGTTAAAGCGTCTCATGAGCGTTAATCATTAGAGTGCAATAGTGTGAACTATTGAAAATAGGTGGTACCACGGAACATCCGTCCTATATTAGGACAGATGTTCTTTTTTATTTTTTACGGAGGGATTAAAATTATGGAAATGCAACCT
The sequence above is a segment of the Staphylococcus hyicus genome. Coding sequences within it:
- the ccsA gene encoding cytochrome c biogenesis protein CcsA; translation: MEEAFFIRFHECIFIIYLISVLTLTIDVLHKNSRFQNVGFYTLGFAWVLQTSSLILYIFWMGQLPLTSIIESFYILTWLILTITFVFAVFRSSAYLIAFLNLIGLMFMAIHTFHPNQFKLNGSRLNVVNELLIFHISFALVSYLFFAIACVNAILYLIQFRNLKEKRFNQDYFRIGSVATLEKGVFFSSFIGAMLLLISILLGIQWGIFTIGNHIFIDLKVISSILILFCYGFYIIFRLLRKFSTLALIYVNIGLFICCMINLIVVTQLSDFHQWTGV
- the hemC gene encoding hydroxymethylbilane synthase; the encoded protein is MRKLVVGSRRSQLALTQSKQFIDKLKAIDPSLDIEIKEIVTKGDQIVDRQLSKVGGKGLFVKEIQNELFKKNIDFAIHSLKDVPSVLPEGLVIGCIPDRESALDAYIAKNHIPLEKLPHGSIIGTSSLRRGAQIIAKYPHLKIKWIRGNIDTRLRKLNEDNYDAIILAAAGLKRMGWSDDIVTSYLDETLVLPAIGQGALGIECRADDEELLKLLQKVHNPDVAACVTAERTFLKEMDGSCQVPIAGYARMTTQGTMQFKGLIMSTDGQQRFEYEAEGKHPEDLGKQVSQQLKAQGADAIIQALNESH
- a CDS encoding uroporphyrinogen-III synthase, with the translated sequence MKPIVLMTQTHTYEDARVRIRHLPFIKPVPLSFDERVLKSHYDWLIFTSKNAVNMFRPYLEHVHIKNIAGIGEKTKQYCDSIGLEVRFYPNDYSQEGFLKTHPIQKEDVVLMPSSIKARPLLTDSLISQGIQVTKIDLYDIQVVQTSVNCAVQAMNENQIDAITFASSSAAHAFFKTAPPKRTHFYYAIGEQTARTIQQYGHTCIKADQQTLESLITKIIEERSKT
- the hemB gene encoding porphobilinogen synthase, coding for MNFDRHRRLRVSSTMRSIVRETHLRKEDLIYPIFVVEKDDVKKEITSLPNVYQISLNLLHEEIKEAYDLGIRAFIFFGIPNKKDACGTGAFIDDGVIQKATRIAKKQYNDILVIADTCLCEYTDHGHCGLIDDHTHDVDNDKTLPLLVKTAISQVKAGADIIAPSNMMDGFVAEIRKGLDEAGYQHIPIMSYGIKYASSFFGPFRDAAESTPSFGDRKTYQMDPANRLEALRELESDLKEGADMMIVKPALSYLDIIRDVRNNTNIPVVAYNVSGEYSMTKAAALNGWIDEEKVVMEQMISMKRAGADLIITYFAKDLCYYIDKQ
- the hemL gene encoding glutamate-1-semialdehyde 2,1-aminomutase produces the protein MRYEKSTQAFEIAEKLMPGGVNSPVRAFKAVDTPPLFMERGEGSKIYDIDGNEYIDYVLSWGPLILGHKNTKVIDAIHSVVDRGTSFGASTLEENKLAQLVIDRVPSIEKVRMVSSGTEATLDTLRLARGYTGKNKILKFEGNYHGHSDSLLIKAGSGVATLGLPDSPGVPEGTAKNTITVPYNDLEAVKYAFDQFGDDIAAIIVEPVAGNMGVVPPVEGFLQGLRKITHENDALLIFDEVMTGFRVGYHCAQGYFNVIPDLTCLGKVIGGGLPVGAFGGKKEIMNHIAPSGDIYQAGTLSGNPLAMTSGYMTLSQLTPESYTYFNELGDLLEEGLKTTFAKYNVPIVVNRAGSMIGFFLNEGPVTNFKQANESNLKLFSVMYRELAKEGIFLPPSQFEGMFLSTSHTKADIHKTIEAFDTALSRIIK
- a CDS encoding AbrB family transcriptional regulator, yielding MKSTYLRHNFILFALAIVCSFLLYFLNIMLPWMFGPIIASIISVRLLKLNVKWPWILSELGLIILGVQIGSAFTSKVINDIKYDWFSIILVTFLLLFLALVVSIGFKKIAKVNTETALLSVIPGALSQMLVMADENKKADILVVSLTQTSRIIFVVILVPLISFFFKHEPSRASEHNERLTEVLNIEDLLILIAGIAIVYFLMKWIKFPTKMLLAPIVVLIIWNISTGRAFTVDYPIIAMAQMMYMIRIGIQISHLIDRLKGRVAVAVAYQNICLILGAFLMVLAIKSFNSASINELFLSAAPGGMSQIVLIALETGGDVAMISSYHIFRIFFILFIIAPLIHYYLEYRLKDKTENQN
- a CDS encoding DNA-3-methyladenine glycosylase I: MNRCAFGTKDPDYIAYHNRVWGKPMYDSQALFELLALESQHAGLSWLTILKKKEAYQQAFYQFDPYKIAKMTESDVDALMTFPNIIHHRKKLEAIIAQAKEFIQIEQQYGSFSDFIWSYVNHTPIDFKYQNPDERITVNATARKLTHDLKQFGFKFIGPVTIFSFMEACGMYNSHLIDCPYRT